The sequence below is a genomic window from Mytilus edulis chromosome 2, xbMytEdul2.2, whole genome shotgun sequence.
GATAGAAAATATGAAGAGTTCTAACGAAAATAACTTGCAAACTACGATGGTAGAGCCAATTATATCTCTTGcacaacaaaaagacacagaaGAAGGAGGCAAAAATTCCCAAAATACTAATACATCTGAAGTGAAGACATCTGAAAACATATCACCAACACCTGAACTTCAAAGATTATCTACacaagatcaaataaaaaatgtgaaCAGTTCCATCGACAAAGACGATACTTTGCCTACTACGATGGTAGAACAAATTTTACCGTTTTCACAAGAACACGATAACAAAGGAAgcgaaaatttcaaaaatataagcACAACTGTAGAAAAGACATCTGAAAAGACATTACCAGCACCTGAACTTCAAAGATTACCAACACAAGATCAAATGATAAATGCAAAAAGTTCTAACGAAAATAACGATACTTTGCCTACTACAGTGGTAGAGCCGATTTTACATTTTTCACAACAAGAACACGATGAAAAGGGAAGcgacaattttaaaaatgctAGCGAATCTGTAGAAATGACATTTGAAAACATATCACCAACGCCAGAACTAAACAAATTACCAACACAAAATCAAAAAGGAAATGTGAAAAATTCAAACGACAATTCTGATACTTTGCATACTACAGTGGTAGAACCGATTATATATTTTTCACAACAAGGACACGATGACAGGGGAAGCGAAAAGTCTAAAAATATCAGCATATCTGAAGAAATGACATTTGAAAACATATCACCAATACCTGAACTTAAAAAATTACCAAcacaaaatcaaaaagaaaatgtGAAAAGTTCCAACGACTATAGCGATACTTTGCCTACTACAGTGGTAGAACAAACTGTGCCTTTTTCACAACAAGGAGGCGAAAAAGGAAACAATATTTCAGAAAACAATACAACATCTGTAGTTGAGACATTTGAAAACACATTGACATCACCTGGACTTCAAGGAATACGAACACCAGATCAAATACAAAACACGAAACATTCCAACGAACATAGTAATAATTTGCATACTACAATGGTAGAGCAACTTGTACCATTTACAAAGCAAAGAAATAAAGAGGGTGACGACAATTTCCAAAATATAATAGAAATATCATCAAAAGATCTGACGTTTGAAAACACATTACAAGCACCTACGCACGACCAAATAAAACCTGTGAAAAGTTCTGATGGTACCATAAATATACCTTTTTGTAAATCTATAGATGCTGAAAACAATCAATCCAAAAATATAGTTGAAGAAGTTGTAACGAAAAGATATACAGAGTTAATGACAAATGAACCACAAAATCCATTTGTTACTGAAAAGTTGAATCCTCGAGATTCGAATAATGGCAATGAAAGATTACGGGATATTGAAAATAATGGTATGCAATTTGATCAACGGTTAACAAACAGTGCAGAAAAAGCTAACATAGAAGTATATGTGAAAGAAACTTCTATCAATAAAAAACAACCTCAACATATTGACTCTAAAACTATAGATATGAATAGGGATTATTCTGATTCAAACGATTGCGGCGGGATTGCATCGTCAAACCAGCCAACTTTAACATTGGTAAAGGATACAAATAACCATAAAAACGATGATTTTACAACAATTCACCAAAATGTAAGTAAAATACCTAAAGAACTTTCGCAGCAGCCTACAGTAGATTCTAATTCTGACCAGACAGCCACTGCGTATGGAAACGATGTAAAAGACAGAAGAAACCAAAAAGCTGAATCGAACGGTGTTCTGTCATTTCGGACagaaacaatgagaaaaactggAGATTACATATGGAATATCGAAACAAAACCACATTTTATCAAGTCAACTATCTCTTTGGACCAAACACAAGAAGTGAAAAAATCTTCAATAGCAAATCAATcattacaaaatcaaaagaagaaaaaaataagaaaagaattATTGAAGAAGAAATCCCCATACAATTCAATTACTTTCGTTCGAAAATAAGACATTGCTTCTTATAATTTATCAAATTAAGGAGTGTAATAGAACCGAGACTTACTTACATTGCGCGTTCATCAAATGGTTTTTGTATTAAATTGGTTTTGTGagtttttgtattaattttgttcTTAAGAATACATTGTAGTTTTATTGTACACAATAAAGTTTAATGTATTAAGGAGATTTTATATGGTCCTGTTACTTTATGTAAACAAGACTAATATTGAGGATGAAATTCCAAGAAACAAGTAACTGCACAACAGATCTAAACACTGCTTACACATTATTAATATGTAGACCAAATACAAAAGCATTCCTTTCATAGAGGCCAAAAGAGAAAACTATaaagaaaggttttttttacCCAAGGTCTTTCATTGTTGTAGGATTCGAGTGTAGGTGGTTGTACGTATCATTTGAAGGTAAACTCAGTAAGAATGtatgataaataaactcattataaatacaaggatacaactttatatttgcgccagacgcgcgtttcgtctacaaaagactcatcagtgacactcgaatcaacaAATGATTAAAAGGCAAAATAAGCTCGAAGCTGAAgttcattgaggaccaaaattccccAAAGTGTTGTCAAACACGGCTAAgattatctattcctgaggtagaaaagccttagtattttaaaaattcaagttatataacagtaaatttataattaagatcctatcaatgacaattcatgtcaacacaagtgctgactactaggctggtgataccctcaagGCATAAAcactccaccagcagtgtcatcgacccagtgattgtaaataaactcatcaaagatatcaggatataattttatatttgtaccagacgcgcgtttcgtctacaaaggctcatcagtgacgctcgaatcaacaaatgttaaaaaggccaaatgacgctcgaagttgaagtgcattgataACCAAAATTCCCCAAAGTGTTGCAAAACACGGAGAAGATTATCTATTCATGAGGCAGAAAAGcctgagtatttaaaaaaaattatgtccacacaagtgctgactactgagctggtggtACTCTCGGGGAATAATagctccaccagcagtggcatcgacccagtactAGTGGTTGTaaaataactcatcatagataccaggataaaattttatatttgcatcAGAGGCgtctttcgtctacaaaagactaatcagtgacgttcgaatcaacaaatgttaaaaaggccaaatatatCTCGATGCTGAAGTGCATGATATTTTTTAGATGATTTGAGTTTTTCAAACAAACCTGCATGTAAAGTTAAGTATCCACGTACAGTATATACTTTATGCGGGAATGGTATCAAGCGTACCCAACGAAAGTTATTCAAGAAACACATGGTGTGCTCACGGCAACTTAACTACGTATTCTTATAAAACAGAAGCCGACTTGCTTCAAAAGTGCATTGAAAAGATATTAGAAAATAGGAAAATTTAATTGTCagtttaattaattttttattgataagaGGTAATAAAAACTATGCTTAATAAGGGTGACTCTTAATTATATGATTGATGGTAGTTcataaacaaaatgaaacaaaacaaatgaaacagTTGTTTAGTCACAAAGAAATACTCCTTTTTGGTTATAAAAACTCCTACGTGTTGTATCTAGTGTTACAGTATTACTTTCTCAAACAAACAAAGTACATTCGTACTGGGACTATTATATGCATTATCTATTGGTCCTTCTGTTCAAGCTAGAAAACCATTAACTTCTTGATATATGTTACAGATAATTACTACATTTGTCCTATGTATTTCGTTATCTGGGAGATCTGTATAACCTTTGTGTCACATAATTTTAAAGCTTATCTCTAAAACAAGCAATTGACAATGGCGTCAAATACATTGTGTGGTAAGAATTATGCTTCTGATAATGACGAATAATATGAATTCTATTACAACCTgttaaatgtgttatttttacAAAGAGTCTTGTTCGAAATCTGTTATATACACTGTATATAAACAGGAAAATACTAATTACATAAGTTGTTTTATAACTTAGAGATacaaaaaaatgtgaataaatacTAGTAATTTCGTATCATTTACATTAACTTGAAATTTCATGCAACtgaattattaaaacaaaactgaaaaGTGACGCTCGACTCAAAAACgttaaaaaagtaaaagaaagtaCGAAGAACTTGGTTTTTTTTGCCAAGGCTTTGCCAAATAAGCTATAAAAGTAATCAGCCTTTCAAAAGAAGTTTATTAACAGTTTATTCCAAGTTTTTAACACATCAATGATAATTCTTGCCAACACAAACGTGCTGACTACCGGGCTTGTGATACCAACTGGGGAAAACGTcaaccagtagtggcatcgaccaaaCATATTCGTAGTCATCTTTGAAACAGATGTTCAATAAGTGTCAATTTACTCCTATTTGAGAAGGGATAATTTTAACTTTCCCACTTGGAATTTTTGGTTCAATTGCTTTTTAGTAAGCAGTAAtgctctatcaaggaaatcatgataggaaatgccaGATCTAGATTATCATTTCAATAATTTTACTCCGTTAGCAGGTTTTGCTTGGTTGTTACTATACAGAGATGAAatgttctctaatttttgtgctattttctcatttcctgaccggtgtatatttctcctcactagtgaaaaatctgttctcggaaAATAATTGGTTggaatttaattgtgacgttgaattttcttgttttcttctaaattttcttattatgacgtcatgaaaaaaggcgaccatgcctgatgacgtcacattaaaagtacacaactttcctcaaatctttgaaaaggaaggggaAAACACATGTCTTCCAATGGAAAcaattaattataataaaataagccgagtaaattatttattcaaaaagGCTAGTTACAACAGACAAATCTTTCCTGAGACCCTCAAGTACACAAACCataaaacagtacacaaaacacaagtTACAACACCAACCACAATAAAAAGCgaggtgatctcagatgctcaagaagggtaaacagatcc
It includes:
- the LOC139513032 gene encoding uncharacterized protein — protein: MRFINCVVLLNSLVSVSPCTFPSYMTGTWSDSKFYDVQFSGGTHMYLSGYTISRKGSTSNLTCYMTEDNKYVVRTTESITADISGVSGQYYYYLCMEVTQITDYSFYYYLQSDEDTNNERTIAVIADTSDKRISAFCQTPISLQQFHIMVKNGHELEALQTCSSPMLGAFQFELSSTDFCTSETNSGNWAYDSGDETFSSLNITYSTTSCTVKVGHSENNNVGCLLCIQTDDTYITSIINLDSNIDDQIYYKFTCMITRTDGDNVTISQRARVCHKEQTADKMPDTTKLYPKAFDVIGAVLYLVPNGNAITKEANCFPKPESTSSSPESSSNTVVIAIVVVVILLLVIVGIVAFIYWWKKIKGRVRVKNQALPRKRRFVFDIRTALTVGMGSSRKREKSFVQQNGRDILIVHKSVEDKLMTGETEMYNSEKSPVSASRGSHCDEKNHGSNGTLLSTIEKGSSLLQGSEKERSDNSEITSISVVQISENSSPELIENMKSSNENNLQTTMVEPIISLAQQKDTEEGGKNSQNTNTSEVKTSENISPTPELQRLSTQDQIKNVNSSIDKDDTLPTTMVEQILPFSQEHDNKGSENFKNISTTVEKTSEKTLPAPELQRLPTQDQMINAKSSNENNDTLPTTVVEPILHFSQQEHDEKGSDNFKNASESVEMTFENISPTPELNKLPTQNQKGNVKNSNDNSDTLHTTVVEPIIYFSQQGHDDRGSEKSKNISISEEMTFENISPIPELKKLPTQNQKENVKSSNDYSDTLPTTVVEQTVPFSQQGGEKGNNISENNTTSVVETFENTLTSPGLQGIRTPDQIQNTKHSNEHSNNLHTTMVEQLVPFTKQRNKEGDDNFQNIIEISSKDLTFENTLQAPTHDQIKPVKSSDGTINIPFCKSIDAENNQSKNIVEEVVTKRYTELMTNEPQNPFVTEKLNPRDSNNGNERLRDIENNGMQFDQRLTNSAEKANIEVYVKETSINKKQPQHIDSKTIDMNRDYSDSNDCGGIASSNQPTLTLVKDTNNHKNDDFTTIHQNVSKIPKELSQQPTVDSNSDQTATAYGNDVKDRRNQKAESNGVLSFRTETMRKTGDYIWNIETKPHFIKSTISLDQTQEVKKSSIANQSLQNQKKKKIRKELLKKKSPYNSITFVRK